A genomic region of Chelmon rostratus isolate fCheRos1 chromosome 8, fCheRos1.pri, whole genome shotgun sequence contains the following coding sequences:
- the tcaim gene encoding T-cell activation inhibitor, mitochondrial isoform X1, translating into MRQAASAMSVNFLLRYTVRVERKNLATHLVQQRALSGADAVNALRPFYFAVHPDFFWQYPREREVNENSLKRLNGYLDNLQRPGSQSVQPMKLTFYVRDTKDSSDVQPDLLTSGFRSVSFTLHTNDVLSTVMNVLKSCSLPMEHMRGLKASTETSKNPPEAGMPFSRPIKWNKSYYTFTGFRDPEQELQQAMRGEPTLSLWLRNNEPEATKKHSASLPRRDELNRLKKELCHKFHLADIRWQRSWGVAHRCCQLQSLSRLSQQNPEALINLQGHTIVFADQSGMNASGHVMLGTMDVHHQWTKLFEQLSSYRSLQQQTDWLKERISLLLGGTQVIHVERLGPVQPIAEHYSTLSTFHKRLMSRRLHLHPRSLQGLTILLENDRSNPCLHEMGHFIIPTNCDPPKLQVFLQTHAPEARQRTQSKKQLQAEEEAVVKLCLQNLSLRSLSKEASVSSSQMILCCKRLVEQRNPLMQGFHICVSHFYSVMQDGDLCVPWDWKS; encoded by the exons ATGAGACAAGCAGCATCAGCAATGTCTGTCAACTTTCTCCTGCGATACACTGTCAG GGTGGAGAGGAAAAATTTGGCCACACATTTAGTCCAGCAGAGAGCTCTGTCAGGGGCAGATGCTGTCAATGCACTCAGACCGTTTTATTTTGCAGTCCATCCTGATTTCTTCTGGCAATATCCCAGGGAACGG GAAGTGAATGAGAATTCATTAAAGAGGCTAAATGGCTATCTGGACAATCTGCAGAGACCTGGCTCACAATCAGTTCAGCCGATGAAGCTCACTTTTTATGTCAGGGATACAAAGGACAGCAGTGATGTGCAGCCAGACCTTCTCACCTCGG GGTTCCGGTCAGTGAGTTTCACGCTGCACACAAATGATGTCTTGAGCACAGTGATGAACGTCTTGAAGTCCTGCAGCCTACCCATGGAGCACATGAGGGGACTGAAAGCAAGTACAGAGACATCTAAAAATCCACCTGAGGCAGGGATGCCTTTCTCCAGACCTATTAAGTGGAATAAGAGCTACTACACCTTCACTGGTTTCCGAGACCctgagcaggagctgcagcaggctaTGAGAGGCGAGCCTACACTCAG CTTGTGGCTGAGAAACAATGAGCCTGAGGCAACAAAGAAGCACAGTGCTAGTCTTCCTCGGAGAGATGAACTGAACAGACTGAAGAAGGAACTGTGTCACAAATTTCATCTGGCTGATATTAG GTGGCAGCGCAGCTGGGGAGTGGCCCACAGGTGCTGTCAGCTCCAGAGTCTGAGCCGACTGTCTCAGCAGAACCCGGAGGCCCTGATCAACCTGCAAG GACACACTATTGTGTTTGCTGACCAGTCAGGGATGAACGCCTCTGGACATGTCATGCTGGGAACTATGGACGTTCATCATCAGTGGACCAAA TTGTTTGAGCAGCTGTCCAGCTATcgcagcctgcagcagcagacagactggcTAAAGGAGAGGATCAGCCTTCTCCTGGGTGGAACTCAAGTGATACATGTGGAGAGGCTTGGACCAGTCCAGCCCATTGCCGAGCACTATAGCACCCTCAGCACCTTCCACAAACGCCTGATGTCCCGACGCCTTCATCTGCACCCCAGGAGCCTGCAGGGGCTCACCATATTGTTGGAAAA TGACCGTTCTAACCCCTGTCTCCATGAGATGGGGCACTTTATTATCCCCACCAACTGTGACCCTCCCAAGCTTCAGGTGTTCCTCCAGACCCATGCTCCTGAGGCCAGACAGCGCACCCAAAGCAAAAAACA actgcaggcagaggaggaagctgtgGTGAAGCTGTGTCTCCAAAACCTGTCTTTAAGGAGTCTGTCCAAGGAGGCCAGTGTCAGCTCCAGCCAGATGATCTTGTGTTGTAAAAGACTAGTGGAGCAACGTAACCCCCTCATGCAGGGCTTCCATATTTGTGTTTCTCACTTCTACTCAGTCATGCAGGATGGCGACCTGTGTGTCCCCTGGGATTGGAAGAGCTAA
- the tcaim gene encoding T-cell activation inhibitor, mitochondrial isoform X3, whose amino-acid sequence MNVLKSCSLPMEHMRGLKASTETSKNPPEAGMPFSRPIKWNKSYYTFTGFRDPEQELQQAMRGEPTLSLWLRNNEPEATKKHSASLPRRDELNRLKKELCHKFHLADIRWQRSWGVAHRCCQLQSLSRLSQQNPEALINLQGHTIVFADQSGMNASGHVMLGTMDVHHQWTKLFEQLSSYRSLQQQTDWLKERISLLLGGTQVIHVERLGPVQPIAEHYSTLSTFHKRLMSRRLHLHPRSLQGLTILLENDRSNPCLHEMGHFIIPTNCDPPKLQVFLQTHAPEARQRTQSKKQLQAEEEAVVKLCLQNLSLRSLSKEASVSSSQMILCCKRLVEQRNPLMQGFHICVSHFYSVMQDGDLCVPWDWKS is encoded by the exons ATGAACGTCTTGAAGTCCTGCAGCCTACCCATGGAGCACATGAGGGGACTGAAAGCAAGTACAGAGACATCTAAAAATCCACCTGAGGCAGGGATGCCTTTCTCCAGACCTATTAAGTGGAATAAGAGCTACTACACCTTCACTGGTTTCCGAGACCctgagcaggagctgcagcaggctaTGAGAGGCGAGCCTACACTCAG CTTGTGGCTGAGAAACAATGAGCCTGAGGCAACAAAGAAGCACAGTGCTAGTCTTCCTCGGAGAGATGAACTGAACAGACTGAAGAAGGAACTGTGTCACAAATTTCATCTGGCTGATATTAG GTGGCAGCGCAGCTGGGGAGTGGCCCACAGGTGCTGTCAGCTCCAGAGTCTGAGCCGACTGTCTCAGCAGAACCCGGAGGCCCTGATCAACCTGCAAG GACACACTATTGTGTTTGCTGACCAGTCAGGGATGAACGCCTCTGGACATGTCATGCTGGGAACTATGGACGTTCATCATCAGTGGACCAAA TTGTTTGAGCAGCTGTCCAGCTATcgcagcctgcagcagcagacagactggcTAAAGGAGAGGATCAGCCTTCTCCTGGGTGGAACTCAAGTGATACATGTGGAGAGGCTTGGACCAGTCCAGCCCATTGCCGAGCACTATAGCACCCTCAGCACCTTCCACAAACGCCTGATGTCCCGACGCCTTCATCTGCACCCCAGGAGCCTGCAGGGGCTCACCATATTGTTGGAAAA TGACCGTTCTAACCCCTGTCTCCATGAGATGGGGCACTTTATTATCCCCACCAACTGTGACCCTCCCAAGCTTCAGGTGTTCCTCCAGACCCATGCTCCTGAGGCCAGACAGCGCACCCAAAGCAAAAAACA actgcaggcagaggaggaagctgtgGTGAAGCTGTGTCTCCAAAACCTGTCTTTAAGGAGTCTGTCCAAGGAGGCCAGTGTCAGCTCCAGCCAGATGATCTTGTGTTGTAAAAGACTAGTGGAGCAACGTAACCCCCTCATGCAGGGCTTCCATATTTGTGTTTCTCACTTCTACTCAGTCATGCAGGATGGCGACCTGTGTGTCCCCTGGGATTGGAAGAGCTAA
- the tcaim gene encoding T-cell activation inhibitor, mitochondrial isoform X2 — MRQAASAMSVNFLLRYTVRVERKNLATHLVQQRALSGADAVNALRPFYFAVHPDFFWQYPREREVNENSLKRLNGYLDNLQRPGSQSVQPMKLTFYVRDTKDSSDVQPDLLTSVMNVLKSCSLPMEHMRGLKASTETSKNPPEAGMPFSRPIKWNKSYYTFTGFRDPEQELQQAMRGEPTLSLWLRNNEPEATKKHSASLPRRDELNRLKKELCHKFHLADIRWQRSWGVAHRCCQLQSLSRLSQQNPEALINLQGHTIVFADQSGMNASGHVMLGTMDVHHQWTKLFEQLSSYRSLQQQTDWLKERISLLLGGTQVIHVERLGPVQPIAEHYSTLSTFHKRLMSRRLHLHPRSLQGLTILLENDRSNPCLHEMGHFIIPTNCDPPKLQVFLQTHAPEARQRTQSKKQLQAEEEAVVKLCLQNLSLRSLSKEASVSSSQMILCCKRLVEQRNPLMQGFHICVSHFYSVMQDGDLCVPWDWKS, encoded by the exons ATGAGACAAGCAGCATCAGCAATGTCTGTCAACTTTCTCCTGCGATACACTGTCAG GGTGGAGAGGAAAAATTTGGCCACACATTTAGTCCAGCAGAGAGCTCTGTCAGGGGCAGATGCTGTCAATGCACTCAGACCGTTTTATTTTGCAGTCCATCCTGATTTCTTCTGGCAATATCCCAGGGAACGG GAAGTGAATGAGAATTCATTAAAGAGGCTAAATGGCTATCTGGACAATCTGCAGAGACCTGGCTCACAATCAGTTCAGCCGATGAAGCTCACTTTTTATGTCAGGGATACAAAGGACAGCAGTGATGTGCAGCCAGACCTTCTCACCTCGG TGATGAACGTCTTGAAGTCCTGCAGCCTACCCATGGAGCACATGAGGGGACTGAAAGCAAGTACAGAGACATCTAAAAATCCACCTGAGGCAGGGATGCCTTTCTCCAGACCTATTAAGTGGAATAAGAGCTACTACACCTTCACTGGTTTCCGAGACCctgagcaggagctgcagcaggctaTGAGAGGCGAGCCTACACTCAG CTTGTGGCTGAGAAACAATGAGCCTGAGGCAACAAAGAAGCACAGTGCTAGTCTTCCTCGGAGAGATGAACTGAACAGACTGAAGAAGGAACTGTGTCACAAATTTCATCTGGCTGATATTAG GTGGCAGCGCAGCTGGGGAGTGGCCCACAGGTGCTGTCAGCTCCAGAGTCTGAGCCGACTGTCTCAGCAGAACCCGGAGGCCCTGATCAACCTGCAAG GACACACTATTGTGTTTGCTGACCAGTCAGGGATGAACGCCTCTGGACATGTCATGCTGGGAACTATGGACGTTCATCATCAGTGGACCAAA TTGTTTGAGCAGCTGTCCAGCTATcgcagcctgcagcagcagacagactggcTAAAGGAGAGGATCAGCCTTCTCCTGGGTGGAACTCAAGTGATACATGTGGAGAGGCTTGGACCAGTCCAGCCCATTGCCGAGCACTATAGCACCCTCAGCACCTTCCACAAACGCCTGATGTCCCGACGCCTTCATCTGCACCCCAGGAGCCTGCAGGGGCTCACCATATTGTTGGAAAA TGACCGTTCTAACCCCTGTCTCCATGAGATGGGGCACTTTATTATCCCCACCAACTGTGACCCTCCCAAGCTTCAGGTGTTCCTCCAGACCCATGCTCCTGAGGCCAGACAGCGCACCCAAAGCAAAAAACA actgcaggcagaggaggaagctgtgGTGAAGCTGTGTCTCCAAAACCTGTCTTTAAGGAGTCTGTCCAAGGAGGCCAGTGTCAGCTCCAGCCAGATGATCTTGTGTTGTAAAAGACTAGTGGAGCAACGTAACCCCCTCATGCAGGGCTTCCATATTTGTGTTTCTCACTTCTACTCAGTCATGCAGGATGGCGACCTGTGTGTCCCCTGGGATTGGAAGAGCTAA